The following nucleotide sequence is from Trichocoleus desertorum ATA4-8-CV12.
TTAATGCGGTTCAGAATTGATTCTTCATCCAGGGAAGCCAAAATTTTAGTTACGACGGCTTTTGGTCCTTCTGGCCCCCAGGTGGCTCCATTGGCGAGATAGGCTTTGGTGATGTGACCGATCCCGTAAGTAGAAACACCTGCTACCCCCGCCTGAGTGATGGCAACGGATATATAGGGTGCGATCGCGAGTCCTCCCGTGGCCGTAGCTGAAACCCCCAGAAGTCCCTTTAGAGAACTCAAACCAAACGTTACTAGAAGCTCGCTGGCACTAATGCCACCCATCGTTAGCGCAATTTTTTGCAACAGATTAATAGCGCTTTTTTGGGTCATGGAGATGCCGTAAAGCTTCGATAGCGTCAGAATCAGGGCCACATCAATCGCGGCGCTTCCTAAAACATCAATCACGGTAATGGGGTTAAGGGCGATCGCCACGGCTTTGGTCATGACCGCATTCCAAATAATCTGGTTAGCACTGCGATCGCGAATTTCCATCTTCCGCTGCACCAGTTGCTCGTTAACATCATCGGCGTAGAGCATCGTATTCAGGGCCACCAGAGATTTGCCTTCTCGGTGCAGAATCTCCAAAATTTTCAGTTTCAACTCTCCGACTTCCGGGATTCCTCGGCTCAACTGGGCCGTCATTTTGCCATCTGGATGACGTACAGCCTTGGCAATTAGGGGAGAAGCCGCTGCCATAACAATCTCTTCAGGAGAGAGCAATTCCTTCACTCGCTCATCCCGAATTTTCTGATAGATTGCTGTGCGATCGGCATCGGGATATTGATCAATCTTGTTAAATACCAACAGAATTGGCTTGCTAGCTTCTCGCAATTCGGACAGCGCCTCGTACTCGACCTTGGTCATGTCACCCGCAACCAGAAACAGAATCAAATCTGCCTGTTTCGCCACCTGCCGTGCCAAGGCTTCGCGTTTTTCACCATCCACTTCATCAATCCCAGGCGTATCAATCAGCTCAATCCGAGAATCCCCCGTTCCTGGCAACGCCACTCGGATAATGTCGCGATCGCTGCCTGCTACAGCCTCCCGCCGCAAGCTCCAGTCTGCGCTCTGAATCACCTGCGTCACCCCGTGGATCGGGCCAACTTCAAACAGGTCTTGCCCAAGCAGCGCATTCAGCAAAGAAGACTTCCCCCGCCCCACCATGCCAAACACCGCAATATGCACCACAGAACGATCTAGCTTGTCCAGCATCCGTTCTAGACCTTGGATTTCTGGCTCCAGTCCAGCACGTTCCTGCGGCGTTAAATCTAGATGACCTACCAACTCACGCAGGGCATCTTGAGCTTGCTTGTAATTCAGTTCTGCCTGGATGTCCTCAAAGCTAAAAATGGCGTTCTCCAGTTCTACGTCCAGGTTGGTCTGCTGCCAATCCCCACTCGTTTGGTCAGCGGCAATGGAATTGACATCATGATCAAATTGAGGCCGAGAACTATCCAAAGTGAACCTC
It contains:
- a CDS encoding DUF697 domain-containing protein; translation: MAADQTSGDWQQTNLDVELENAIFSFEDIQAELNYKQAQDALRELVGHLDLTPQERAGLEPEIQGLERMLDKLDRSVVHIAVFGMVGRGKSSLLNALLGQDLFEVGPIHGVTQVIQSADWSLRREAVAGSDRDIIRVALPGTGDSRIELIDTPGIDEVDGEKREALARQVAKQADLILFLVAGDMTKVEYEALSELREASKPILLVFNKIDQYPDADRTAIYQKIRDERVKELLSPEEIVMAAASPLIAKAVRHPDGKMTAQLSRGIPEVGELKLKILEILHREGKSLVALNTMLYADDVNEQLVQRKMEIRDRSANQIIWNAVMTKAVAIALNPITVIDVLGSAAIDVALILTLSKLYGISMTQKSAINLLQKIALTMGGISASELLVTFGLSSLKGLLGVSATATGGLAIAPYISVAITQAGVAGVSTYGIGHITKAYLANGATWGPEGPKAVVTKILASLDEESILNRIKDELRAKLDLSTKRAQAKAKPLED